A genomic segment from Gilvibacter sp. SZ-19 encodes:
- a CDS encoding dimethylarginine dimethylaminohydrolase family protein produces MQLNITNETARLRAVVLGRADSNGPTPEPEDCYDPKSLAHVLAGTYPLEKDMIPEMEAVAAVLEKYDVTVYRPKLIENCNQIFSRDIAFVIDDKMVKANILPDRAEEFEAIRHVWETLPKEKRIKFPEECHIEGGDVMPWGDYIFVGTYHGQDYGTYITARTNMKAVKALQAEFPNKIVKSFDLRKSNTVARDNALHLDCCFQPIGHDKCIIHKDGFLDEQEYLWLVNHFGADNCFHIDKDEMYNMYSNVFSIAPDVVISERNFTRLNTWMRGQGITVEEVPYAEIAKQEGLLRCSTLPLIRD; encoded by the coding sequence ATGCAACTAAACATCACTAACGAAACTGCTCGCCTGAGAGCTGTAGTATTGGGTCGTGCAGACAGCAACGGACCAACTCCAGAGCCAGAAGATTGTTACGATCCTAAAAGTTTGGCACATGTTCTGGCCGGAACCTATCCGCTAGAAAAAGATATGATTCCAGAAATGGAAGCTGTGGCTGCCGTGCTTGAAAAATACGACGTGACAGTTTATCGTCCGAAGCTAATTGAGAACTGCAACCAGATCTTTTCAAGAGATATCGCTTTTGTGATAGACGATAAAATGGTCAAGGCCAATATACTGCCTGACAGAGCAGAGGAGTTCGAGGCTATTAGACACGTATGGGAAACCCTCCCGAAGGAAAAGCGAATCAAGTTTCCCGAAGAGTGTCATATAGAAGGCGGTGATGTGATGCCTTGGGGCGACTATATCTTTGTAGGGACGTACCACGGGCAAGATTACGGAACCTATATCACGGCCCGTACCAACATGAAAGCTGTCAAGGCCTTGCAGGCAGAGTTCCCGAATAAGATCGTTAAATCCTTTGACCTTCGTAAATCCAACACGGTTGCAAGAGACAATGCCCTGCATTTGGATTGCTGTTTTCAACCCATCGGTCACGATAAATGCATCATCCATAAAGACGGATTTTTAGACGAACAGGAATACCTGTGGTTGGTCAATCACTTCGGAGCGGACAATTGCTTCCATATCGACAAGGATGAGATGTATAATATGTATTCCAATGTATTTAGTATAGCTCCGGATGTGGTAATATCAGAGCGAAACTTTACGAGACTAAACACTTGGATGCGCGGGCAAGGGATAACCGTAGAGGAAGTCCCCTATGCCGAGATCGCTAAACAGGAAGGACTTTTACGCTGTAGCACCTTACCGCTAATTAGAGATTAA
- a CDS encoding DNA-directed RNA polymerase subunit alpha has translation MAVFNFQKPDKVIMINSTEFEGKFEFRPLEPGYGLTIGNALRRVLLSSLEGFAITSVRIEGVDHEFSTIAGVVEDVTEIILNLKQIRFKRQIDEIDNETVTVSVSGNEQLTAGDFQKFISGFQVLNPDLVICNMDPKVNLNLEITIEKGRGYVPAEENKKANAPLGTIFTDSIFTPIKNVKYSIENYRVEQKTDYEKLVFEIISDGSIHPKDALTEAAKTLIHHFMLFSDERITLEADEIAQTETYDEESLHMRQLLKTKLIDMDLSVRALNCLKAAEVDTLGDLVSYNKNDLMKFRNFGKKSLTELEELVSVKGLSFGMDLSKYKLDRD, from the coding sequence ATGGCAGTATTTAATTTTCAGAAACCCGACAAAGTAATAATGATCAACTCTACCGAGTTCGAAGGGAAGTTTGAATTCCGTCCCTTGGAGCCTGGCTACGGATTGACCATTGGTAACGCGCTTAGACGTGTGTTGCTTTCGTCTTTGGAAGGGTTTGCAATCACTTCGGTTCGTATCGAAGGGGTCGATCATGAATTTTCGACCATTGCCGGTGTTGTGGAAGACGTAACTGAGATCATTCTCAACCTAAAGCAGATCCGCTTTAAGCGTCAAATCGACGAGATCGACAACGAGACCGTAACCGTTTCCGTTTCTGGAAACGAGCAGCTAACCGCCGGTGACTTCCAGAAATTTATCTCTGGATTCCAGGTGTTAAACCCTGACTTGGTTATTTGCAATATGGATCCTAAGGTTAACTTGAACCTTGAGATCACCATTGAAAAAGGACGTGGATATGTTCCTGCAGAAGAGAACAAGAAAGCCAACGCACCTTTAGGAACGATCTTTACCGATTCTATCTTTACACCGATCAAGAACGTAAAGTACAGTATCGAGAACTATCGTGTTGAGCAGAAGACCGACTACGAAAAGTTGGTATTCGAGATCATCTCCGACGGTTCTATCCATCCTAAAGATGCTTTGACAGAAGCTGCTAAGACTCTTATCCACCACTTCATGTTGTTCAGTGACGAGCGCATCACCCTTGAGGCCGATGAGATCGCACAGACTGAGACTTACGATGAGGAGTCCTTGCATATGCGTCAATTGTTGAAGACCAAATTGATCGATATGGATCTTTCTGTTCGTGCTTTGAACTGTTTGAAAGCTGCGGAGGTAGATACATTAGGAGACTTGGTTTCTTACAACAAGAACGATTTGATGAAGTTCAGAAACTTTGGTAAAAAATCGCTAACTGAGCTAGAAGAGCTTGTAAGCGTTAAAGGCCTAAGCTTCGGAATGGATTTGTCCAAGTACAAACTAGATAGAGACTAA
- a CDS encoding citrate synthase, with protein MTKIATLEIDGQKYEFPLVEGTENELAIDIKSLRAATGGVVTIDPGYKNTGSCMSAITYLDGENGILRYRGYSIEELAEKADFLEVAYLLIFGELPDKETLDKFHADIKHHSHVDEDVKKILDGFPKSAHPMGVLSSLTNALIAFNPSSVDVDSEEAMYLAIVRILGKFPVLTAWAYRKRSGLALDYGDDSLGYVENFIKMMFKKPSGEYIQNKVVVDALDKLLILHADHEQNCSTSTVRMVGSAHAGLFASLSAGINALWGPLHGGANQAVIEMLEAIREDGGDTKKYMAKAKDKNDPFRLMGFGHRVYKNFDPRARIIKKAADEVLGDLGVQDPVLDIAKGLEREALEDQYFVDRKLYPNVDFYSGIIYRALGIPTDMFTPMFALGRLPGWIAQWREMRLRKEPIGRPRQIYIGENHREFKPIYQR; from the coding sequence ATGACAAAAATTGCTACGCTAGAAATTGATGGTCAGAAGTATGAATTTCCTCTTGTTGAGGGAACTGAAAATGAGCTCGCAATAGATATTAAAAGCCTTCGCGCAGCGACAGGCGGAGTTGTAACCATTGACCCAGGATACAAGAACACCGGCTCTTGTATGAGTGCCATTACTTATTTGGACGGTGAGAACGGAATTTTGCGCTATCGCGGTTACTCTATCGAGGAGCTTGCAGAAAAGGCAGATTTCCTAGAGGTGGCTTATTTGTTGATCTTCGGAGAATTGCCAGACAAGGAAACCCTAGACAAATTCCACGCAGACATCAAGCATCACTCACATGTGGACGAAGATGTGAAGAAGATCTTGGACGGTTTTCCTAAGTCGGCACATCCAATGGGCGTATTGTCTTCTTTAACCAACGCTTTGATAGCTTTTAATCCATCGTCTGTAGATGTGGATTCAGAAGAGGCAATGTATTTGGCAATTGTACGCATTTTAGGAAAGTTCCCTGTGCTTACTGCCTGGGCCTACCGCAAGCGTAGCGGCCTAGCCTTAGACTACGGTGACGACTCCTTGGGCTATGTAGAGAACTTCATTAAGATGATGTTCAAAAAGCCAAGTGGAGAATACATCCAGAACAAGGTGGTTGTTGATGCCTTAGACAAGCTACTTATTTTACACGCAGACCACGAGCAGAACTGTTCTACCAGTACCGTACGTATGGTAGGTTCTGCCCATGCCGGTTTGTTTGCCAGCCTTTCTGCCGGTATCAATGCCCTATGGGGACCACTTCACGGAGGTGCTAACCAAGCTGTAATTGAAATGCTAGAAGCCATCCGAGAAGACGGTGGTGATACTAAAAAATATATGGCCAAGGCCAAGGATAAGAACGATCCTTTCCGCTTGATGGGATTCGGACACCGTGTGTATAAGAACTTTGATCCACGTGCTAGAATCATCAAAAAAGCTGCAGACGAAGTTCTTGGAGATCTTGGTGTACAAGATCCTGTACTCGACATTGCCAAAGGTTTGGAAAGAGAGGCCTTGGAAGATCAGTACTTTGTAGATCGCAAATTGTATCCTAACGTAGATTTCTACTCCGGGATCATTTACCGCGCCCTTGGAATTCCTACGGATATGTTTACTCCGATGTTCGCCTTAGGACGTCTACCAGGATGGATCGCCCAATGGCGTGAAATGCGCTTGCGCAAAGAGCCTATCGGAAGGCCACGTCAGATCTATATCGGAGAGAACCACCGCGAGTTCAAGCCAATTTATCAACGATAA
- the eno gene encoding phosphopyruvate hydratase translates to MSIIVDIHARQIFDSRGNPTVEVDVITENGVVGRAAVPSGASTGEHEAVELRDGGSDYMGKGVGKAVENVNGKIAGTLLGVSVFEQNLIDQIMIELDGTENKSKLGANAILGVSLAAAQAAAGELGMPLYRYVGGVSANTLPVPMMNIINGGSHSDAPIAFQEFMVMPVEAKSFTEALKMGTEIFHHLKKVLHDRGLSTAVGDEGGFAPELDGTEDALDTIALAVKNAGYSFGDQVMIALDCAAAEFYVDGAYDYSKFEGDNGKVRTSKEQAEYLASLCEKYPIISIEDGMDENDWDGWKHLTDLVGDKVQLVGDDLFVTNVTRLSRGIENEIANSILIKVNQIGTLTETIAAVNMAKNAGYTSVMSHRSGETEDNTIADLAVALNTGQIKTGSASRSDRMAKYNQLLRIEEQLGETAYYPGRKAFKI, encoded by the coding sequence ATGAGCATTATTGTCGATATTCACGCAAGACAGATCTTTGATTCCAGAGGGAATCCTACCGTCGAAGTAGATGTGATCACCGAGAATGGAGTAGTAGGGCGCGCAGCAGTACCTTCTGGCGCTTCTACAGGAGAGCACGAAGCCGTAGAGCTTCGCGATGGCGGATCAGACTATATGGGCAAGGGGGTTGGCAAAGCCGTAGAGAATGTGAACGGAAAAATTGCTGGAACTCTCTTAGGAGTTTCTGTTTTTGAACAGAATTTGATAGACCAGATCATGATAGAACTGGACGGTACAGAAAATAAATCCAAACTTGGGGCAAATGCTATTTTAGGTGTTTCCCTGGCAGCGGCTCAGGCTGCGGCCGGAGAGCTAGGAATGCCATTGTACCGTTATGTTGGAGGCGTTAGTGCCAACACCCTTCCGGTACCGATGATGAACATCATTAATGGAGGGTCACACTCAGATGCCCCGATTGCATTTCAAGAATTCATGGTTATGCCTGTGGAGGCCAAAAGCTTTACAGAGGCATTAAAGATGGGGACAGAGATCTTCCATCACCTAAAAAAAGTACTACACGATCGCGGACTCAGCACTGCCGTTGGTGACGAAGGAGGTTTTGCTCCAGAACTAGACGGTACCGAAGATGCCTTAGATACTATTGCTCTTGCCGTTAAGAACGCTGGCTATAGTTTTGGTGATCAAGTGATGATCGCTTTGGATTGTGCAGCAGCAGAATTCTATGTGGACGGCGCTTACGATTACTCAAAGTTCGAAGGTGACAACGGTAAGGTCAGAACCTCTAAAGAGCAGGCGGAATATTTGGCGTCGCTTTGCGAGAAGTATCCTATCATCTCTATTGAGGATGGTATGGACGAAAACGACTGGGACGGCTGGAAACACTTAACTGACCTAGTTGGAGACAAAGTACAGTTGGTAGGTGACGATCTTTTTGTTACCAATGTAACGCGACTTTCTCGCGGAATTGAGAATGAGATCGCCAATTCTATCCTTATCAAGGTAAATCAGATCGGAACCCTTACAGAAACCATTGCTGCCGTTAACATGGCCAAGAATGCCGGGTATACTTCTGTGATGTCTCACCGCAGTGGTGAAACCGAAGACAATACCATTGCAGATCTTGCTGTGGCGTTAAATACGGGACAGATCAAGACAGGATCGGCCTCTAGAAGCGATCGTATGGCTAAATACAATCAGCTTTTACGCATCGAAGAACAGCTTGGAGAAACTGCTTATTATCCTGGCAGAAAAGCCTTTAAGATCTAA
- a CDS encoding SDR family oxidoreductase, which produces MKILLTGANGYIGMRLLPLLVKQGHEVFCAVRNPARLSISEGLRAKIQVITVDFLEDPKAGLLPKDLDAAYYLIHSMSASTSDFDEKEARSAKNFNQMLAETQCKQVIYLGGIVNENELSKHLSSRKNVEDILAAGPAALTVLRAAIIVGSGSASFEIIRDLCEKLPIMITPKWVKTRCQPIAIRNVIQYLIGVLGHEKTYNEVFDIGGPDILTYKQMMRTYAKVRKLRLLILDVPVMTPKLSSYWLYFVTSTSYTLALNLVDSMRVEVITKDRRLQELLQIEPIPYQEAIALAFEKIEQNQVISSWKDSLVAGRFTKDLKEYVKVPSYGCVKDHQQIKVEDPQAVLKNIWSIGGARGWYYGNSLWKLRGYVDKLVGGVGLRRGRTHPDKIFEGDALDFWRVILADKEAKRLLLFAEMRVPGEAWLEFEIDDDNTLHQTATFRPRGLIGRLYWYAMLPFHYFIFSGMIRNIATKRY; this is translated from the coding sequence GTGAAAATTCTACTTACCGGCGCCAACGGATATATAGGCATGAGACTTTTGCCCCTGCTTGTGAAGCAAGGACACGAAGTGTTTTGCGCCGTGCGAAACCCTGCCCGACTCTCCATTAGTGAAGGACTTCGGGCTAAGATCCAGGTGATCACTGTCGATTTTTTAGAAGACCCTAAAGCAGGACTATTACCTAAAGACCTTGACGCTGCCTATTACCTGATCCACTCCATGAGCGCTTCTACCTCTGATTTCGATGAAAAGGAAGCGCGATCTGCGAAAAACTTTAACCAAATGCTCGCAGAGACCCAGTGCAAACAAGTGATCTATTTGGGTGGCATTGTCAATGAGAATGAGCTGTCTAAGCATTTGTCCTCTAGAAAAAATGTAGAAGATATATTGGCAGCCGGTCCGGCGGCCTTAACCGTATTGCGCGCCGCGATCATAGTGGGTTCGGGCTCGGCTTCTTTTGAGATCATTCGCGACCTCTGTGAGAAACTACCCATAATGATCACTCCAAAGTGGGTTAAAACGCGCTGTCAACCCATTGCCATTCGCAATGTGATCCAATACTTGATTGGCGTGCTGGGTCATGAGAAAACCTACAATGAGGTCTTTGATATAGGCGGCCCCGATATCTTGACCTATAAACAGATGATGCGGACCTACGCCAAGGTTCGAAAACTGCGTCTATTGATCTTGGACGTACCGGTAATGACTCCGAAATTGTCGTCTTACTGGTTATATTTTGTCACCTCTACTTCTTATACCCTAGCGCTGAATTTAGTAGATAGCATGCGTGTAGAGGTTATCACTAAAGATCGTAGGCTTCAGGAATTACTGCAGATAGAACCCATTCCCTACCAAGAGGCAATAGCCTTGGCTTTTGAGAAAATAGAACAGAACCAAGTCATTTCGAGTTGGAAGGATTCCTTGGTAGCCGGCAGATTCACCAAAGATCTTAAGGAATATGTAAAAGTGCCCAGCTACGGCTGCGTGAAGGACCATCAACAGATAAAGGTCGAAGATCCACAGGCAGTGCTCAAGAACATTTGGTCCATTGGTGGCGCAAGAGGTTGGTACTACGGAAACTCCCTCTGGAAACTCCGTGGCTATGTGGACAAACTAGTTGGGGGTGTTGGCCTGAGGCGAGGACGAACCCATCCAGATAAGATCTTTGAAGGAGATGCCTTAGATTTTTGGCGGGTCATTCTAGCCGACAAAGAGGCTAAAAGACTACTGCTATTCGCAGAAATGCGCGTTCCCGGAGAAGCTTGGTTGGAATTTGAGATAGACGATGACAACACACTCCATCAAACGGCTACCTTTAGACCACGCGGCCTTATTGGGCGGCTGTATTGGTACGCCATGCTGCCCTTTCACTATTTTATTTTTAGTGGAATGATTCGAAATATTGCGACCAAAAGGTATTAG
- the argS gene encoding arginine--tRNA ligase, translating to MDLQTLLTEHIKEAIKSLYEADLAEVEFQATRKEFEGDITVVVFPMLRVVKGNPVAIGEALGAYLVAEVEAITAYNVIKGFLNLSLSDAYFYNSFTNILADANYGHKPQGEDAVIVEYSSPNTNKPLHLGHIRNILLGYSVAEILKAAGNKVYKTQIINDRGIHICKSMLAWQRFGNGETPASSGLKGDHLVGKYYVKFDQEYKAEQKQLMAAGKSESEAKEQAPILLAAQEMLRKWEAGDAAVVELWEMMNSWVYQGFDATYDALGVDFDTLYYESNTYLLGKENIEEGLSKGVFFRKDDGSVWCDLTDEGLDEKLVLRSDGTAVYMTQDIGTAIQRIKDMPDANGMIYTVGNEQDYHFKVLFLILKKLGYSWAENLHHLSYGMVDLPSGKMKSREGTVVDADDLISEMASTAESIASELGKLDGYTEAQKKALYQDIGLGALKYYILKVDPKKRILFDPEASVDFQGNTGPFIQYTYARIQAILRKAETMELEPATAVDLTEKERAVIKELENYPTAVSLAAEQHSPALVANYVYDLVKAYNSFFQNVPIFAADTASQLTFRVQLSEAAGRTIKSALALLGIVAPERM from the coding sequence ATGGACTTGCAAACCCTGTTGACTGAGCATATTAAAGAAGCAATTAAGAGTCTTTACGAGGCCGATCTGGCCGAGGTAGAGTTCCAGGCTACTCGCAAAGAGTTCGAGGGAGATATCACTGTAGTGGTGTTCCCTATGTTGCGTGTGGTTAAAGGTAATCCGGTGGCAATAGGCGAGGCCTTAGGAGCTTATTTGGTCGCTGAGGTTGAAGCGATCACTGCCTACAATGTAATTAAGGGTTTCTTGAACCTCTCCTTGAGCGACGCCTATTTTTACAACAGCTTTACCAACATTTTGGCGGACGCCAATTACGGGCACAAGCCACAAGGAGAAGATGCAGTCATTGTGGAATATTCTTCCCCAAATACCAATAAGCCCTTACACTTGGGGCATATCAGAAATATTTTACTAGGCTATTCGGTTGCAGAGATATTAAAGGCAGCTGGGAACAAAGTATACAAGACACAGATCATCAACGACAGAGGGATCCATATATGCAAGAGTATGTTGGCCTGGCAACGATTTGGAAACGGAGAGACCCCAGCATCAAGTGGCCTTAAAGGCGATCATTTGGTAGGAAAGTACTATGTGAAATTCGATCAAGAGTACAAGGCAGAGCAAAAACAGCTCATGGCAGCGGGTAAATCAGAATCCGAAGCAAAAGAACAGGCGCCCATACTTCTAGCAGCGCAAGAAATGCTTAGAAAATGGGAAGCTGGTGATGCGGCTGTTGTGGAACTTTGGGAAATGATGAATTCTTGGGTTTACCAAGGATTTGATGCCACTTACGACGCCTTAGGGGTGGATTTTGACACCCTCTATTACGAAAGTAACACCTATTTACTAGGCAAGGAAAATATAGAAGAAGGATTATCCAAAGGAGTATTCTTTAGAAAAGACGACGGATCGGTTTGGTGCGATCTCACCGACGAAGGCCTGGATGAGAAACTGGTACTTAGAAGCGATGGTACAGCGGTCTATATGACACAAGATATCGGAACCGCTATTCAACGTATTAAGGACATGCCAGATGCCAACGGCATGATCTACACCGTAGGAAACGAACAAGATTACCACTTCAAGGTATTATTCTTGATCTTGAAGAAGTTGGGTTATTCATGGGCAGAGAACCTGCACCATTTGAGTTACGGTATGGTGGATTTGCCTAGCGGGAAGATGAAAAGTAGAGAAGGTACTGTTGTAGATGCTGACGACCTTATCTCGGAAATGGCAAGCACTGCCGAGAGTATTGCCTCAGAACTCGGGAAGTTGGATGGTTATACAGAAGCCCAGAAAAAAGCACTCTATCAAGACATAGGCCTTGGTGCTCTGAAGTATTACATTCTCAAAGTAGATCCTAAGAAACGCATACTGTTCGATCCGGAGGCCTCAGTAGATTTTCAAGGTAATACAGGTCCATTTATTCAATATACTTATGCGCGAATTCAAGCGATCTTGCGCAAGGCTGAAACTATGGAATTGGAGCCTGCCACTGCCGTTGACCTCACTGAAAAGGAACGCGCTGTGATCAAAGAACTAGAGAATTACCCAACAGCGGTTAGCTTGGCTGCGGAGCAACACAGTCCAGCCTTGGTAGCCAATTATGTCTATGACCTGGTAAAGGCTTACAATTCCTTTTTCCAGAACGTGCCGATCTTTGCTGCAGACACTGCGTCACAGCTCACTTTTAGAGTACAACTGTCAGAGGCTGCAGGCAGAACTATCAAAAGTGCTTTAGCCCTTCTCGGTATTGTTGCGCCAGAGCGCATGTAA
- the ctlX gene encoding citrulline utilization hydrolase CtlX has product MKQITDSLLMIRPVAFRMNEQTAVNNYFQEDLAEKNANINTLAQAEFDDFVAKLREVGVNVIVEHDDILADTPDSIFPNNWVSFHADGTVALYPMFAENRRKERRMEVFRRLESEGFIIEQFMDYSEAEQEDVFLEGTGSLILDRVNKKAYCALSPRADESLFIEFCEDFEYDPVVFTAYQTVEDKRLPIYHTNVMMCVADEFCVICLDSIDDKKERKNVVNHLKQTGKEIINITEQQLQHFAGNMLQVQGSEHKYLVMSAAAERSLNQEQRDQIEKHCPILSSELHTIETCGGGSARCMMAEVFLPRA; this is encoded by the coding sequence ATGAAGCAAATTACCGACAGCTTGTTAATGATACGTCCAGTCGCTTTTCGCATGAACGAACAGACGGCCGTAAACAATTATTTTCAGGAAGATCTCGCAGAAAAGAACGCCAATATCAACACGCTTGCTCAGGCGGAGTTCGATGATTTTGTCGCTAAACTGCGCGAGGTAGGAGTGAACGTTATTGTTGAGCACGACGATATTCTGGCAGACACTCCGGATTCTATCTTCCCTAATAATTGGGTAAGTTTTCACGCTGATGGTACCGTGGCGCTCTATCCTATGTTTGCAGAGAACAGACGTAAGGAGCGCCGTATGGAGGTCTTTAGACGTTTGGAAAGTGAGGGCTTTATCATTGAGCAATTCATGGATTACAGTGAGGCAGAGCAAGAAGATGTCTTTTTAGAGGGCACCGGAAGTCTCATTCTAGATCGAGTGAACAAAAAGGCCTATTGTGCCTTATCTCCGCGCGCCGATGAAAGCTTATTTATAGAGTTCTGCGAAGATTTCGAATACGATCCGGTGGTCTTTACCGCCTACCAGACAGTAGAAGATAAACGACTGCCCATTTATCACACTAACGTGATGATGTGTGTGGCAGACGAATTTTGTGTGATCTGCTTGGATTCCATAGATGACAAGAAAGAACGCAAAAATGTAGTGAATCACTTAAAACAAACTGGTAAAGAGATCATAAATATTACCGAGCAGCAACTCCAGCACTTTGCAGGAAATATGCTGCAAGTGCAAGGTAGTGAGCACAAATATTTAGTAATGAGTGCTGCTGCAGAGCGATCTTTAAATCAGGAGCAGCGTGATCAGATCGAAAAGCACTGTCCTATTTTAAGCAGTGAGTTGCACACTATTGAAACTTGTGGAGGAGGCAGCGCACGCTGCATGATGGCAGAGGTTTTCTTGCCACGCGCCTAA
- the rplQ gene encoding 50S ribosomal protein L17, whose product MRHGKKTNHLGRKTAHRKSMLANMACSLIEHKRINTTTAKAKALKKFVEPLITKSKEDTTHNRRIVFSRLRQKDAVTELFRDVAVKVGDRPGGYTRIIKLGNRLGDNADMAMIELVDYNELYNAGKPAKKKSTRRGRSGKKAAPAAAAPAAASKEEE is encoded by the coding sequence ATGAGACACGGGAAAAAAACAAACCACTTAGGTAGAAAAACTGCGCATCGCAAGTCGATGTTGGCCAACATGGCCTGTTCACTAATCGAACACAAGCGCATCAACACCACAACTGCTAAGGCGAAAGCTTTGAAAAAGTTTGTGGAGCCATTGATCACAAAGAGTAAAGAAGATACTACGCACAACCGTCGTATCGTATTTAGTCGTTTGCGTCAAAAAGATGCGGTTACTGAATTGTTCAGAGACGTGGCCGTTAAAGTTGGAGACCGTCCAGGTGGTTACACCCGCATCATTAAGTTGGGGAACCGATTGGGAGATAACGCTGATATGGCGATGATCGAATTGGTAGACTACAACGAACTGTACAATGCTGGTAAACCTGCTAAGAAGAAGTCTACAAGACGTGGACGTTCTGGTAAGAAAGCTGCACCTGCTGCCGCTGCTCCTGCCGCTGCTTCTAAGGAGGAAGAATAG
- the carA gene encoding glutamine-hydrolyzing carbamoyl-phosphate synthase small subunit has translation MKYQLRKPAVVLLADGTVFQGKAVGEITGSAFGEVCFNTGMTGYQEIFTDPSYYGQLMVTTNAHIGNYGTHNDEVESEGIKIAGLICRNFSYNYSRPAADDSLENFLAKNNLIAISDVDTRALVSHIRDNGAQNAVITTEVDRLDELRKQLSEVPDMDGLELASKVSTKEPYTVGNPDAKYRVAAVDIGIKKNILRNMVQRDCYVKVFPYNTSFETLAEFEPHGYFFSNGPGDPEPLKDAISTAKEILDRDLPLFGICLGHQVIALANGISTYKMHHGHRGINHPIKNLITGKGEITSQNHGFAINREETEAHPEVEITHVHLNDHTVAGIRVKDKKCFSVQYHPEASPGPHDASYLFDQFVESMA, from the coding sequence ATGAAGTATCAGTTAAGAAAACCGGCCGTCGTTCTCCTCGCAGACGGTACTGTTTTTCAAGGAAAAGCTGTCGGAGAAATAACCGGTAGCGCATTCGGAGAAGTTTGTTTCAACACCGGGATGACCGGATATCAAGAGATCTTTACAGACCCATCTTATTACGGTCAACTTATGGTGACCACTAACGCTCATATTGGGAACTACGGAACCCACAATGACGAAGTGGAGTCAGAAGGGATCAAGATCGCCGGACTTATTTGTCGCAATTTTAGCTACAATTATTCTCGTCCTGCGGCAGATGATTCTTTGGAGAACTTTTTAGCCAAGAATAATTTGATCGCTATCTCTGATGTGGACACACGTGCTTTGGTGAGTCATATTAGAGATAATGGAGCTCAGAACGCAGTGATCACTACAGAAGTGGACCGCTTGGACGAATTGCGCAAGCAGTTGTCTGAAGTTCCAGATATGGACGGACTGGAATTGGCTTCTAAGGTTTCAACTAAAGAGCCTTATACCGTTGGAAACCCAGATGCGAAATACCGAGTAGCGGCAGTAGATATAGGAATCAAGAAGAACATCTTGCGCAATATGGTACAAAGAGACTGTTATGTAAAGGTGTTCCCTTACAATACTTCTTTTGAGACCTTAGCAGAATTTGAGCCACACGGCTACTTTTTCTCTAACGGTCCTGGAGATCCGGAGCCTTTAAAGGACGCTATTAGCACCGCTAAGGAGATCTTAGATAGAGATCTGCCTTTGTTCGGTATTTGCTTAGGACATCAGGTGATCGCTCTGGCCAATGGAATTTCAACTTATAAAATGCACCATGGGCATCGCGGGATCAACCACCCGATCAAGAATTTGATCACTGGAAAAGGTGAGATCACTTCGCAGAACCACGGGTTTGCCATCAATAGAGAGGAGACAGAAGCACATCCTGAAGTAGAGATCACCCACGTGCATCTTAACGATCACACAGTGGCAGGTATCCGTGTTAAGGATAAGAAATGTTTCTCGGTACAGTATCACCCAGAGGCAAGTCCAGGGCCACACGATGCCTCTTATCTGTTCGATCAGTTCGTAGAAAGCATGGCCTAG